A segment of the Siphonobacter curvatus genome:
TGTATTGGTTTTGAGTTTCTTCCCGGCCAGCGTAGCGGTCTGGCCCGCTGTCAGGGGCAGTACCAGTTCGGCCTGCGTATTGGGGGGCACGGTGACGTTCAGTTGCAGTTTTCCGTTTTGGCGTTCCCAGTTGGAGACAATCGGGCCGTACAGCGACTGATACGAAAACTTTACCCAGTTGAGGTCTTTCGGTGGCTTGGGAGCAATGCGGAAGGTTTTGAAGCCTGGATCGATCGGTTCCACACCGGCCAGATACCGGAAATACCACTCAATGACGGAACCGTACGCAAAGTGATTGCGGGAGTTCATGCCTTCGGGTTTTTCCTTGTCCGAATTCCAAAGTTCCCACATCGTCGTAGCTCCATTTTCGGCCATATAGCCCCAGCTCGGGTACGTTTTCTGCGTAGCTACCTGATAGGCCAGGTCATTGTACCCGTAATCCGACAGGCGGGGCAGAATCTGCTGAGAAGCGATGAACCCCGTCGTCAAGTGATTGTCGTGAGCCTTCACATCATCGGCTACGTTCTGAGCAATGCGGGCTCGCAGGTTTTCCGGTACAATGCCGAAGGTAAGCGGCATCAGGTTAGCCGCCTGGGTTTTGCCTTCGTAATTGTTGTCCTTGAAATAGAGATCGTTGTACTTCGAGGTGTACTGTTTGGCCAAGGCTGCGTACTTCGTAGCATCTTCCGTTTTGCCAAGGACCGTAGCCGCTTTTGCCAGGAGCGTATTGGAATAAACCTGATACGCCCCGCCAATGGGCTTACTGGGCGAGGCCACCACGGGAACCCAGTCGCCGTAGCCGAACCATTTTTCACTGGGATCAGCGAAATAGTACAGTCCCGTTTTTTTCGTAGAAGCGTGCTGGTTCATGTATTCTACCCAAGCTTTCATGCTGGCGTAATTGGTTTCCAGGATTCGTTTGTCGCCGAAAAATTCGTAGGAAGTCCAGGGAACAATCAGCGTCGCATCGCCCCAGGCGGGTTTCGACGGACCACCCACTACCATCTTCGGATTAACGTCGTACACGTACCCCGAAGGGTGCTGGGAATCCGCAATATCCCGCGAGTACTTGGCCCAGAAACTATTGATGTCCATCAGATAGCAGGAAGAAGCCACGAAAATCTGAGCATCACCCATCCAGCCCAGTCGTTCGTCGCGTTGCGGGCAATCGGTGGGAATGGACAGGGCATTACTTTTCAGCGTCCAGCGGGCATTTGAGTAGATTTTGTTGAGAATATCCTCGGAAGTTGAGAATTCGCCAATCGGCTCAAAATCCGTATGAATGACTTTCGCTACGACCTGGTCGGTAGTGGGTTTACCCGGAAAACCGATTACTTCGACGTAACGAAATCCGTGGTACAGAAACATCGGTTCCCATTCTTCTTTCCCGCCATTGCTTTTGCAGATGTACCGATCCGTAGACTTAGCCGAACGCAGGTTTTCCTGAGCTACCGTTCCATCGTCGTGGAGCAACTCCGCAAAATGCAGAGCTACTTCCTGCCCGTACACGCCTTTCGGAATACTCAGATGCACAATCCCCGCCATGTTCTGACCAAAGTCAAAAACGAAATGGCCGGGCTTGGGTTCAGTCATTTTTACGGCTTTGCGGGTTTCTGTGACGCGGATCGGTGGAGCTTCTTGAGCCACTACCTGTAAGGTATTCATGTCGAACGTGGCTGCTTGTTCGTTCGCGTTGGCGTCGGCACTGGGGCCGAACAGGGTCGTCTGGTTTTTGGCCGTGTTCAGTACGACGGGCGTTACCCAGCCGTCTGCTTCCGTACCTTTTGCTTCCTGACGGGCATCGTAATGCTCGCCGTGGTACATGGAGTCGTAAATGACGGGCGACAACCGAATTTTCCAGCTGGGATTCGAAGTAATCAGCTCCCGCGTACCATCGGCGTAGGTCAATTCCAGTTGGCATAGCAGTCGCAGCGGGCCTTGTGAATACCGATGAAAACCGCCGCCCCAGCCGAGGCCACCGCTCCACCAGCCGTTCCCCAGAAAAGCGTCGATCTGGTTGTTGCCTTCCTTAAGTAGCTCCGTGACGTCGTAGGTTTGGTAGTATACTTTCTTGAGATAGTCCGTCCAGCCAGGCGTCAATAGCATATCACCTACCCGTTGGCCGTTGATTTGCAGGGCGTAATCACCCAGGCCCGTAGCGTATACCCGGGCCTTCGCGAGTTTGCCACGTACCAAGAATTCCTTTCGGGCCTGCGTTGAGCGGGGCGGTTCGCCCACTACGCCCGCCATGCCGATCCAGTCTGCTTTCCAGTCGTCTTTGGCGAGCAGGCCCATTTCCCACCAGTCGGGTTTGGACCAGCCCGAGGCTTTTCCTTTTTCATCCCAGATTTTTACCTTCCAGAAATACCGTTGCCGGCTTTCCAGATTTTTTCCCTGATAATCGACGTAGACGGATTGCGAAGTATTGATCTTACCCGAATCCCAGACATCCCCCTGGTTTTTAGCCAGAGCTTCTGCGGAAGAGGCCACCAGGATTTGATAGGCCGTCTGGCGGGCTCCGGCCTGTGTAGACGCAAGCTGCCAGCTCAGGCGAGGCTTTCTAACGCCGGTTCCCAGACGAATATCGCCGTATTCGTAACGAAGTTTGTGAGGGGCCTGTTGGGCCTGAACCTGTGATAAGAGCCCAACTAAAACCAGGCACAGCCAGGTGTGAAGAAAACGTTTAAGCATAAGTTTAGAGTGATTAAATACTAACCATACAGGCTTGAGTTTAAATGTACGTAACCTGTCTATTCGGTAAGTGTAGCCAGTGGTTTTTTTCTACTCAAGCCGTACGGAAAATATTCTATGGGGTATTTAGGACGTAACTTACGATCTTTACGGTTCAGTTTGCCTCCTATTCGCATGAAACAAACGGTTCGTCAGGTCTTTGAAATCATTCAAATTGATGAGTATTCAACGACCCCTAAATACAAGCAGATTGTCAATTCAGTAATCGCGGCCATCGAGAAGGGGCTGATCAAGACCAAGCAGGGGTTGCCGTCGATTAATGAATTGTCGATGCTGTATGACATTTCCCGGGATACGGCTGAAAAGGCGTATAATGAACTCAAGAAGCTGGGTATTCTGGGCTCCGTACCCGGAAAAGGATTTTACATTGCTAGTGCTAGTTACCGGCAGAAGCGTCGGATTTTTCTGCTTTTCAATAAGTTAAGTCCCCACAAAAAAATCATCTACGACGCGATGGTGGAGATGCTGGGCGAAGAAACAGCGGTTGATTTTTACATCTACAACAACAACTTCCGGCTGTTTAAAGAGCTGATTCAGAATCGGGCCGGGCATTATACGCATTACGTCATCATTGCTCATTTTCTGGAAGGTGGCGAAACGGCGGCGGAACTGATTAATCAGTTTCCCAAGGATCAGCTACTGATTCTGGATAAACTGGTTCCCGGTGTGGAAGGTCCGTATGCGGCGGTGTATCAGGATTTTGAACGGGACATTTTTACAGCTCTGGCTGAAGGGGAGGAGCTGTTACGAAAGTATCAGGTACTCAAGCTGGTTTTTCCGCTGTATACGTATCACGCCCGCGAAATCCTGATTGGTTTTCAGAAATTTTGTACCGAATACGGCTTTCCGTACAAGATCATTTCGGATGTATCGAAAGAGGTGATGTCGCCAGGCGATGTGTACATTAACTTAATGGAAGACGATCTGGTGACGCTGGTGAAGCAGGCGAAAACCAACGGGTATCGGGTAGGCAAGGAAGTAGGGATTATCTCCTACAACGAAAATCCGCTCAAGGAAATCATTCTCGACGGAATCACGGTACTTTCCACGGATTTTGAAGCCATGGGGAAACAGGCCGCCGAACTGATTCTCAATAACTCGACCCAAAAGTTAGCGAATCCATTCCGGTTGATTGTCCGGCAGTCGGTGTAGTAAAATATGGGAAGTCCTAGTGCAAGTTTAGAAACCTGCACCAGTGTTCGTCCCTCTTTCAGCGAGTACTCTAACTCCGGAGGGGTTCAATCTGAATAGCCCAGTATACCATGCAGGGAACAAACAAACCGACTGCATCTAACGCAAAACATAGAAAAAAGGGTACGCCGTTCAGAAACAGCGTACCCTTTTGGTAATCAACTAAAAACGACCCATTACCGTCTTCGGCGACCGCCGAAATCTTCTTCGTCATCATCTTCCTCCTCGTCGTCATCGTCAAAGTTCATGCCGGCAATTAGGCTGTCGGTCAAATCCTTGAATTGTAAGCCTTTGTCGAGGGGTTTCTTACTGATAAGCGAAAACTCGGCCATCCCGTGCAGGGCAAATTCCATGAAGAAGAATTTTTCGTCGCCCGTGAGTTCCGGGTGAAATTCTTCCACCAGATCATCCAGGCCATCGATGGCCAGCAGTCGGTTCTGGTAATCTTTATCGGACAGATCGCTCAGTAAGTCCAGCGAGTGTTCGCCAAACCAGGTTTGCACTTTCTGGAAGGGATTCTTCTTATTTTTGATCTGTTTTTTCAGCTTTTCCGGATCAGGGAAGTACTGCAGAAACTGCGTTTTAATGGCTTTACTGACCAGATTCATCGCTACGATATAGGGCCCTTCCACTTCGCCTTCGTATACCAGCTCTACCTTGCCCGTAATCGCCGGAATAACTCCGTACAGATCCGCAAGACGCACGTACGTACGCTCTTCACTGTTGAGCAAAGCCCGACGTTCTGCCGCGGAAACCAGATTTTCGTACGCCGAAATCGTCATCCGGGCGGATACCCCCGACTTGGCATCGACGTATTCACTTTGACGGGCTTCAATGGCAATTTGCTCGATCAAGTCTTCCGTTACTTCATTGATCGAGACGATTTCCTGACCTTCTTTCACCTTCGCTTCCTGACGGGTGATGCGTTTACCGATCTCCAGCGTACGCGGGTAGTGCGTCAGAATCTGGCTGTCGATCCGGTCTTTCAGGGGCGTTACAATGCTACCCCGGTTGGTATAATCTTCGGGGTTCGCGGTGAAGACAAACTGAATATCCAGCGGTAAGCGGAGTTTGAAACCACGAATCTGAATATCTCCTTCCTGCAAAATATTGAAGAGTGAGACCTGAATCCGGGCCTGTAAATCGGGTAACTCATTGATTACAAAAATACCCCGGTGCGAACGTGGAATCAGACCAAAGTGAATCACCCGTTCATCCGAGTAGGGTAGTTTCAACGTGGCTGCTTTAATCGGGTCCGCATCGCCAATCAAATCGGCAACGGATACGTCGGGTGTGGCGAGTTTTTCCGTATACCGTTCATCCCGGTGCAGCCAGATCACGGGTGTCTCGTCGCCTTTTTCGGCAATCAAATCCACTGCATAACGAGATAAAGGCTGTAGGGGATCATCGTTGAGTTCAGAACCTTCGACGACGGGAATGTACTCGTCCAGCAAGTAGATCATCAGACGGGC
Coding sequences within it:
- a CDS encoding family 78 glycoside hydrolase catalytic domain codes for the protein MLKRFLHTWLCLVLVGLLSQVQAQQAPHKLRYEYGDIRLGTGVRKPRLSWQLASTQAGARQTAYQILVASSAEALAKNQGDVWDSGKINTSQSVYVDYQGKNLESRQRYFWKVKIWDEKGKASGWSKPDWWEMGLLAKDDWKADWIGMAGVVGEPPRSTQARKEFLVRGKLAKARVYATGLGDYALQINGQRVGDMLLTPGWTDYLKKVYYQTYDVTELLKEGNNQIDAFLGNGWWSGGLGWGGGFHRYSQGPLRLLCQLELTYADGTRELITSNPSWKIRLSPVIYDSMYHGEHYDARQEAKGTEADGWVTPVVLNTAKNQTTLFGPSADANANEQAATFDMNTLQVVAQEAPPIRVTETRKAVKMTEPKPGHFVFDFGQNMAGIVHLSIPKGVYGQEVALHFAELLHDDGTVAQENLRSAKSTDRYICKSNGGKEEWEPMFLYHGFRYVEVIGFPGKPTTDQVVAKVIHTDFEPIGEFSTSEDILNKIYSNARWTLKSNALSIPTDCPQRDERLGWMGDAQIFVASSCYLMDINSFWAKYSRDIADSQHPSGYVYDVNPKMVVGGPSKPAWGDATLIVPWTSYEFFGDKRILETNYASMKAWVEYMNQHASTKKTGLYYFADPSEKWFGYGDWVPVVASPSKPIGGAYQVYSNTLLAKAATVLGKTEDATKYAALAKQYTSKYNDLYFKDNNYEGKTQAANLMPLTFGIVPENLRARIAQNVADDVKAHDNHLTTGFIASQQILPRLSDYGYNDLAYQVATQKTYPSWGYMAENGATTMWELWNSDKEKPEGMNSRNHFAYGSVIEWYFRYLAGVEPIDPGFKTFRIAPKPPKDLNWVKFSYQSLYGPIVSNWERQNGKLQLNVTVPPNTQAELVLPLTAGQTATLAGKKLKTNTTTLAPGSYRVEIQ
- a CDS encoding GntR family transcriptional regulator, which encodes MKQTVRQVFEIIQIDEYSTTPKYKQIVNSVIAAIEKGLIKTKQGLPSINELSMLYDISRDTAEKAYNELKKLGILGSVPGKGFYIASASYRQKRRIFLLFNKLSPHKKIIYDAMVEMLGEETAVDFYIYNNNFRLFKELIQNRAGHYTHYVIIAHFLEGGETAAELINQFPKDQLLILDKLVPGVEGPYAAVYQDFERDIFTALAEGEELLRKYQVLKLVFPLYTYHAREILIGFQKFCTEYGFPYKIISDVSKEVMSPGDVYINLMEDDLVTLVKQAKTNGYRVGKEVGIISYNENPLKEIILDGITVLSTDFEAMGKQAAELILNNSTQKLANPFRLIVRQSV
- a CDS encoding P-loop NTPase family protein, encoding MSYHSLSVSDKLNITTLGQLKAAGYQPESIKDELRRNLITKMRSGEEVFPGVYGYEDTVIPDVERALLSRHHINLLGLRGQAKTRIARLMIYLLDEYIPVVEGSELNDDPLQPLSRYAVDLIAEKGDETPVIWLHRDERYTEKLATPDVSVADLIGDADPIKAATLKLPYSDERVIHFGLIPRSHRGIFVINELPDLQARIQVSLFNILQEGDIQIRGFKLRLPLDIQFVFTANPEDYTNRGSIVTPLKDRIDSQILTHYPRTLEIGKRITRQEAKVKEGQEIVSINEVTEDLIEQIAIEARQSEYVDAKSGVSARMTISAYENLVSAAERRALLNSEERTYVRLADLYGVIPAITGKVELVYEGEVEGPYIVAMNLVSKAIKTQFLQYFPDPEKLKKQIKNKKNPFQKVQTWFGEHSLDLLSDLSDKDYQNRLLAIDGLDDLVEEFHPELTGDEKFFFMEFALHGMAEFSLISKKPLDKGLQFKDLTDSLIAGMNFDDDDEEEDDDEEDFGGRRRR